One Tenrec ecaudatus isolate mTenEca1 chromosome 12, mTenEca1.hap1, whole genome shotgun sequence DNA segment encodes these proteins:
- the LOC142422907 gene encoding uncharacterized protein LOC142422907, translating into MSKLPRDPDGANALSEQPTSSPTTKGRKKTKTSCRPKSPSSNKVKKIQRRITRLLRGSSRKKSSRRSSTAVASKVKRVKRAKKLRPLAKA; encoded by the coding sequence ATGAGTAAACTCCCCAGGGATCCGGATGGCGCGAACGCACTTTCAGAGCAACCAACTTCAAGCCCGACCACAAAAGGGAGGAAGAAAACCAAGACGTCCTGCCGACCCAAGTCGCCAAGCAGTAACAAGGTGAAGAAGATACAGCGGAGAATAACAAGACTGCTTCGCGGGAGCTCAAGGAAAAAGTCCTCTCGGCGCAGCAGCACAGCAGTCGCAAGCAAGGTGAAGCGAGTGAAAAGGGCTAAGAAGTTGCGGCCATTGGCGAAGGCGTAA